A portion of the Cellulophaga algicola DSM 14237 genome contains these proteins:
- the era gene encoding GTPase Era, producing MTEHKAGFVNIIGNPNVGKSTLMNAFVGEKLSIITSKAQTTRHRILGIVNGDDFQMILSDTPGIIKPAYELQSSMMDFVKSAFEDADILIYMVEIGEKALKDERFFEKLKNSKIPVLLLLNKIDVSEQGILEAQVQYWHEQLPTAEIHPISALQNFNVKEVFLRILELLPVSPAFYPKDQLTDKPERFFVNETIREKILQNYKKEIPYSVEIDTEEFFEDDKIIRMRSVIMVERESQKGIIIGHKGAALKRVGVESRKDLEIFFDKQVHLELYVKVNKNWRSNANQLKRFGYNQG from the coding sequence ATGACAGAGCATAAAGCTGGTTTTGTAAATATTATTGGAAATCCTAATGTGGGGAAATCTACCTTGATGAATGCCTTTGTTGGTGAGAAATTATCTATTATCACCTCCAAAGCACAAACAACAAGGCACCGGATTTTAGGGATCGTGAATGGTGATGATTTTCAAATGATTTTATCGGATACTCCAGGAATTATCAAACCTGCTTACGAACTACAATCTTCTATGATGGATTTTGTGAAGTCGGCTTTTGAAGATGCTGATATCCTAATCTACATGGTAGAAATAGGGGAGAAGGCATTGAAAGATGAGCGTTTCTTTGAAAAACTAAAGAATAGTAAAATTCCAGTACTTTTATTATTAAATAAGATTGATGTTTCTGAGCAAGGTATTTTAGAAGCGCAAGTGCAATATTGGCATGAGCAATTACCTACGGCAGAAATACACCCGATAAGTGCATTGCAAAACTTTAATGTGAAAGAAGTATTCCTTCGCATTTTAGAATTATTGCCTGTATCTCCTGCATTTTATCCTAAAGATCAATTAACAGATAAACCAGAACGTTTCTTTGTAAACGAAACAATTAGAGAGAAAATATTACAGAACTACAAAAAAGAAATTCCGTATTCAGTAGAAATAGATACAGAAGAATTTTTTGAAGATGATAAAATTATTAGAATGCGATCTGTGATCATGGTAGAGCGCGAATCTCAAAAAGGAATTATCATTGGTCATAAAGGTGCTGCTTTAAAAAGAGTAGGTGTAGAGTCAAGAAAAGATTTAGAAATCTTCTTTGATAAGCAAGTACATTTAGAACTTTATGTAAAAGTAAATAAGAACTGGAGAAGCAATGCCAACCAGTTAAAACGTTTTGGATATAACCAAGGCTAA